Part of the Methylomonas rapida genome is shown below.
CTCGGATTAATGCTTTAGCGTAGTTCCCGCTCCGCGGCATAGCCACTAAGCTATCGTGGCTATGCCGACCCAACCACTGTGCCATTGGAAACGTTCAAAAATGACTTCCCTTTTGACGAAATCCTTAGTCATCAACGCCGGGCTTTTGCGCGCATGAGCAGGGTATGCCGATCCTTTCCGGCCTTGGCTCCAATTTCAGCGCGGTTAGTTCCCCGCCCCACAGGCAGCCGGTATCGATCGAATAAACATTGTTTCCTTCGTAATAGCCCAGAGTCGACCAATGGCCGAAAATGATACGCATGTCAGTGCTTTTGCGGCCTGGGACCGTGAACCAAGGCAGCAAATGAGCAGGCTGGCTGCCGGGAGGCCCCTTGTGGTGAAAGTCCAGTTCGCCGCCCAGCGTGCAATAGCGCAAACGGGTAAAGCAGTTGACGGCAAAACGCAGTTTTTCCGTCCTAGATAAATCATCCTGCCAGATTACCGGCTTGTTGCCGTACATCGAACGGAAGAAAAGTTCGTAATCATCGCCCCCAATGACCTGTTCCACCTCTTCGGCCATGGCTTTGGTTTGGGCAAAGTCCCATTGCGGCGGCAGACCGGCATGCAACATGCAATAGTGTTCGTTGTAATAAAACAGCCTTTGTTTGCGCAGCCAATCGATCAACTCATCGCGATCTTCTGCGCGCAAAATGGGGCCCAAGGTATCCTTTTTGCCGGTTTTCGCCAACGAAACCACTGTGGCAATCAGATGTAGGTCGTGATTGCCCAACACGCTAATCGCTGCGTCTCCCAAGCCTTTGATGAAGCGCAAGGTTTCCAAGGAATGCGGGCCGCGATTGACCAAATCGCCGGCCAGCCAGAGCGTATCTTGGGCTGGGTCGAAGCTTATGACATCCAGCAGTCTGCGTAATTCGTCGTAACACCCTTGAATGTCACCAATCGCATAAATCGCCATCAGTGCAGCGTTCTGGGAATGGACAAGGTAAACTTGGGAATGGCGGCGCTAAAGTTTTCACCGGTATCCGACACCATTTGATATTTGCCCTGCATGACCCCGACGGGTGTTTCTATCATTGCCGCGCTGGTATAACGGAAGGAATCGCCCGGATGCAAATGCGGATGTTCACCGACCACGCCTTCGCCGTTGACCTCTTGGACTTTGCCATTGGCATCCGTGATCAGCCAATGCCGCGTCAATAGCCTGGCCGGCACCGAGCCGACGTTGGTAATGGTGATGGTGTAAGCAAACACAAAACGGTTTTGCTCCGGCGAGGATTGGGCTTCGATGTAATAGGGTTTGGCCTCAACTAAAACTTTGTTTTTTTCGCTCATTGATGGATTATGTAACGCTCTAACGGGCCTATTTCAACCTAACTGATACCCAAACGCAAGTTACCATGAAGATAAGCAGGCTGTTGTTTGCCGTCTGGCTGACACTGTCATTACCACTCCAGGCCGAAGACGGCAAGGACCTGTTCGCCGCGGCCGCCACCGGCAAACTTGAGCGCGTCCAGGCTTTGCTTGCGCAAGGCATAGATGTCAACAGCAAGATTGAACAGGACAGAACGCCACTGATGGCGGCCAGCTTTAACGGTAATCTGCGCATCGTCAAATTGCTGCTTGTTTACGGCGCCGATGTCAACATGGCCGATAAACTAGGTTCGACGGCCTTATCCGATGCCGTGCTGTTCGGCAACGAAGATGTCGTCAAGTTGTTGATAGCCACCGGCGCCAATGTCAATGCTACCGATAGTCAAGGTACCAGCGTGCTCGACAAAGCCAAGAAACTTAAGCGCGATGCCATCGTCAAGCAACTGGAAGAAGCGGGAACCAAAGCGCCCGCCAAGGAAGAAACACCAGAACCAGGCGCCACGGATACCGAAGCAAAACCGGAAGAAGCAAAACCCGCCGAAGAAAAACCTTAAACCATGACCATGAGCTCACAGCAAAAACCATTACATATCCATATCTTAGGCATCTGCGGCACCTTCATGGGCGGCCTGGCCCTGATTGCGCGCGAACTGGGTTACACCGTCAGCGGCTCGGATCAAAACGTCTATCCGCCGATGAGCACGCAACTCGAAGAGCAAGGCATCCGCTTGATGAACGGCTACAAAGCCGAAAATCTGGATGATACCCCCGATCTGGTCGTGATCGGCAATGCGCTGTCGCGCGGCAATCCGGAAGTCGAGGCGGTGCTGAATCGAGGGCTGCGCTATACCTCCGGCCCGCAATGGTTGGCCGAACATGTGCTGCAAAACAAATGGGTGCTGGGCGTAGCCGGCACGCACGGCAAAACCACCACGACCAGCATGTTAAACTGGATCTTGGAGTTCAATGGTTTCAAGCCGGGCTTTCTGATCGGCGGCATTCCCCTGAATTTCGGCATCTCGGCACGACTGGGAGAATCGGATTTTTTTGTCATCGAAGCCGACGAATACGACTGCGCCTTTTTCGATAAACGCTCCAAATTCGTGCATTACCGCCCGCGCACCGCGATTTTGAATAACCTGGAATACGATCACGCCGATATTTTCGAAAACCTGGACGCCATCAAAAAGCAATTTCATCACTTGGTGCGCACGATTCCCGGCGAAGGCCTGATCATCACGCCTGCCTGCGAACGGCATGTCGCCGAAGTGCTGGAAATGGGATGCTGGACGCCTGTCGTCAAAACGTCGATAGCTGGCGAAGGCGATTGGCGTGCGGAATTGTTGCAAAGCGATGGCAGTCGTTTCGAGGTTTATTTTGCCGACCAGCATCAAGGCACGGTGGATTGGGCGCTGACCGGGCAACATAACGTATATAACGCCTTATCGGCGATTGCCGCGGCCCGTCATATCGGCATCGCGGCCGCGGACGCGATGCTGGCTTTAAAACGGTTTCAAAACGTCAAACGCCGCATGGAAGTGATCGTGCGTAAAGACGGTATCACGGTCTATGATGATTTTGCCCATCATCCGACCGCGATCAAGACCACGCTGGACGGTTTGCGCAAACAAGTGGGCAACGACAAGATACTCGCCATCGTCGAGCCACGTTCCAACACCATGCGTTTGGGTGTGCATACCGAGTCGTTGGCAAAGTCGCTGGCCGAAGCGAATCAGGCGATCATTTATCAACCGGAAAATCTGGGGTGGGATTTGAGCCAATTACTCCAGCACGCCGACAACATTCAGATCCGCAGCGACTTGGAAGCCATCATCGATACCATCAAGGCCGAAGCGGGCGGCGTTTGCCATGTCCTGCTGATGAGCAACGGCAGTTTCGGCGGGATTTATCAGCGCTTGAAAGCCGAGTTGAATTGAAGAGGCCAAAAAAAAGCGGCCATCGGCCGCTTGGAGAAGAAGGGTAAAGCAACTCAGTTGCGCATAACAATACTTGAGTTGCGATTAGTTTACCGTTGCCTTATGCCTTTGAAAATGTGACCAATTGTCACACTGTGACAAACTGTCGCGATAAAGCAACATGCAAACTCTCGCATTCAACGGCAGGTGCGATCTCATGATCTCCGCAGATCGAAATTCGCCACGGATGATTCACAGAAAGCCCGACTGCAAACACTGCAAGCCAGGATCAGTTGCCTCCTTTGAAACTGATTTCCAGGGCATGCAAGGCATTTCGGCATTCCAGACTGGACTGCATGCCGGGATTGTCATGACATTGCTGATTCATTGCGCGCGCTTCTCTGACATGGGCCACATACCAGGCTATGGATTTTGCCTGATCTTCCTCGCGCGGTTCTTCGGCGCTAATGACCTTGAACGCACTCAAAACCAATATCATTGCAGACGCAGTAACAAGAATAATGTTTTTTTGCATGATTTATCTCCCTATAAAAGAACGGTTTTTGGGTGGAAACGCCCTCATCGGACAGGGTCGAGGGCTGGGAGAAGTCTAATCAATTACATTCCGCGGCAAAATGCGGTCTATTGCCGCGCGGCAAATTGTCACCTGATTTTCAGCACTAACCACAAAGAGCCATCGCCAACTCAGTACCCCTTTAGCGGGATGCGTAGCTGATTAACGTAAATTCTGCCTCAGGCCCGCGTTTGGGCCGCGTGGTTTTCAAGCTTGCCTTCGAAACGATGCGCGATATTTTGCATCGCTAGAATCAGCAACACCCCTGCCAAGATGAAGCTAATCTGCTGCAGCGAGGTTTTCAGATCGGTCTTGTGATGCAAAGAGGGAATCAAATCCGCAACCGCAATGTAAATAAAACTGGAGGCGGCAAGCGTCAGAAAATAGGGCAGGATATGATGCAAATCGCCCAGGCTGAAATAGGCCAGCATGCCGCCAATCACCGTCGCCAGACTGGCCAGTACGTTGTACAGCAAGGCTTTTACGCGCGTATAGCCACTATGCAGCAATATCGCGAAATCGCCGACCTCCTGGGGAATTTCGTGCGCGGCCACCGCCAGACTGGTAACGATGCCAAGCTGGACATCGGTCAAAAACGCCGCGCCGATCAAGACGCCGTCGACAAAATTATGGATGCTATCGCCCAGAATGATGAACATCCCCGCCACTCGGCGGCCATGGTCGTTATGAGTCTTGTGATCATGCTGATCGTCATGCGAATCTTCCCCGTGCGCCTCGCAGGCGTGGGAATGGCAATGCCGCCAGACCAGCAATTTCTCCAGGATAAAGAACAGCAGAATACCGGCCAATATCGTCGACGACAGCATAGGGATTTCATCCGCAGCCACATCTTCAAACGCATGCGGAATCAGCCCGCAAAATGCGCCGGTCAATAACGCCCCAATCGCAAAGCTGATACCGTGCGGTAACACCTGTTGCCTATGCTGTTCCGGCAGCAACAAAAACGCGCCAGCCGCCATGACACTGAGAATCCCGCCAATCGCGGTAAAAATTACGATCAATAACAACACACTCAAGATTAATCTCTCCAGATCAGGCTGGCCATGCGGCCGGTAGCGGCGCCGTCGCGACGATAGGAATAAAAACGCCGCTCATCGGCAACCGTACACAAATCGCCGCCGTAGATGTGCTCGACACCCAGCGCCGTCAATTGCAAGCGAGCCAGCCGGTAAATATCGGCCAGCCATTTGCCCGGACCAATGTCTTTAAATGCGCAGGCCGCCTTGGTCTCGGTGGTGAGGAAAGCCTCACGCACCTCGTCGCCGACTTCGAAATGAGCCGGCCCTATCGCAGGCCCCAGCCAAACCATCATTTCGCGGCAGCTCATAACCGCCAGGGTTTGCGCGATTACGCCTGCCTGCAAGCCTCGCCAGCCGGCATGAGCCGCACCAATCACGTCACCGCCATCGCCGCAAAATAGCACTGGCAGGCAATCCGCCGTCAGCACCGCGCAGACCGTGGCGACCTGATCGGTGTAGCTGGCATCCGCTTCTTCCAATTTATCAACCTGATCGGCTTTGACGACACGGGTGCCATGCACCTGTTGCAACCAAACCGGTTCCGCCGGCAGTTGCAGCATGTCGCGGATGATTTGCCGGTTGACCGTTACGTGCTCGGCAATGTCGTCGACGTGAGCGGCCGGATTCAGGCTGGCGTAAGATCCCGTACTGACACCGCCGCCACGCAGGGTGGTTGCCGCATGCACATGCGGCGGCAGCGGCCAATCAGGCTTGATCCAGTTCATTTTCTGCCAGCAACTGGATCAGGTTTTGCATGTCCTCGGGCATCGGCTGTTCCCATTCGCAATATTCGCCGGTTTCCGGGTGATCCAGGCCCAGTTTTGCGGCATGCAGGGCCTGGCGCTTGAAATTACGCAAGGCTTCGGCCAATGCCGGAGTGCAATCGGCCGGCATTTGAAATCGGCCGCCGTAGACCTGGTCGCCAACCAAGGGATAATGAATATGCGCCATGTGCACCCGAATCTGATGGGTGCGACCCGTTTCCAGCTTGACTCGAATCAAGGTATGGCGTTTGAAGCGTTGTTCCAAACGGTAATGCGTGACCGCCTCCTTGCCGTCGCGCCGCACCGCGTTACGCTTGCGATCGACAGGGTGTCTTCCTATCGGTTCATCGACGGTGCCGCCGGCGGTCATCCAGCCCTTCACCAGCGCCAGGTATTCGCGGTTGATCGTGCGTTCCTGCAATTGCTCGATCAGGCTGCTATGGGCCTGCAAGGTTTTGGCCACCATCAAAAGGCCACTGGTGTCCTTGTCGATGCGATGCACGATACCGGCGCGCGGCAAAGTATCCAGGCTGGGCGCATGATTCAGCAGCGCATTGACCAAGGTGCCGGTCCAGTTGCCGACCGCAGGATGTACGACCAGCCCAGCCGGCTTGTTGACGATCAACAAAGCATCGTCTTCGTAAACGATGTCCAGCGGGATATCTTCCGCATCATATTCCACCACCTGTTCGGCTTCGGCATCCAGTTCGATTTCCTCGCCGCCGTCCAGTTTATCGCGACCTTTCATCGGTTCGCCGTCGACCAGCACCCGGCCGGCCTTGATCCAGGTTTGCAGTTTGCTGCGGGAATAGTCGGGAAACATCTCCGCCAGACACTGATCCAGGCGCATGCCCGCCAATTCATCGGGAACCCTTGCCGTTAATATCGTCATAGTCGTTTTTAAGTTATACTCGCGGCCTTGGGCATTGCCTTTGGCCGCAAAAAACCCGCAATATTACAACGTGTTGTCTTTTCCATGCGATTACTTTTAGTAAAAACCGTTTTTATCGCCAGTTTAGTTTGGATCTTGCCGGGTTGCGAAGCCCTGAACGCCTTCACCAGCAAGGAAGACAACTCGGCCAAGGAAGACGAGTACGTCGGCTGGAACGATGCCAAGTTTCATCAAGAGGCGAAGGCTGCCCTGGACGACAAAAACTACCCCAAAGCCATCAAGCTCTATGAAGCGCTGGAGGCCCGCTACCCGTTCGGTGACTATGCGGCGCAGGCGCAACTCAACGTGGCATACGCGTACTACAAAAACGACGATCCCGAAGCGGCCTTGGCGGCGGCCGATCGCTTCATCAAGGTCAACCCCAGAAACCCGAACGTGGATTA
Proteins encoded:
- a CDS encoding symmetrical bis(5'-nucleosyl)-tetraphosphatase gives rise to the protein MAIYAIGDIQGCYDELRRLLDVISFDPAQDTLWLAGDLVNRGPHSLETLRFIKGLGDAAISVLGNHDLHLIATVVSLAKTGKKDTLGPILRAEDRDELIDWLRKQRLFYYNEHYCMLHAGLPPQWDFAQTKAMAEEVEQVIGGDDYELFFRSMYGNKPVIWQDDLSRTEKLRFAVNCFTRLRYCTLGGELDFHHKGPPGSQPAHLLPWFTVPGRKSTDMRIIFGHWSTLGYYEGNNVYSIDTGCLWGGELTALKLEPRPERIGIPCSCAQKPGVDD
- a CDS encoding ZIP family metal transporter, which translates into the protein MSVLLLIVIFTAIGGILSVMAAGAFLLLPEQHRQQVLPHGISFAIGALLTGAFCGLIPHAFEDVAADEIPMLSSTILAGILLFFILEKLLVWRHCHSHACEAHGEDSHDDQHDHKTHNDHGRRVAGMFIILGDSIHNFVDGVLIGAAFLTDVQLGIVTSLAVAAHEIPQEVGDFAILLHSGYTRVKALLYNVLASLATVIGGMLAYFSLGDLHHILPYFLTLAASSFIYIAVADLIPSLHHKTDLKTSLQQISFILAGVLLILAMQNIAHRFEGKLENHAAQTRA
- the apaG gene encoding Co2+/Mg2+ efflux protein ApaG, yielding MSEKNKVLVEAKPYYIEAQSSPEQNRFVFAYTITITNVGSVPARLLTRHWLITDANGKVQEVNGEGVVGEHPHLHPGDSFRYTSAAMIETPVGVMQGKYQMVSDTGENFSAAIPKFTLSIPRTLH
- a CDS encoding EexN family lipoprotein, which translates into the protein MQKNIILVTASAMILVLSAFKVISAEEPREEDQAKSIAWYVAHVREARAMNQQCHDNPGMQSSLECRNALHALEISFKGGN
- the mpl gene encoding UDP-N-acetylmuramate:L-alanyl-gamma-D-glutamyl-meso-diaminopimelate ligase; its protein translation is MSSQQKPLHIHILGICGTFMGGLALIARELGYTVSGSDQNVYPPMSTQLEEQGIRLMNGYKAENLDDTPDLVVIGNALSRGNPEVEAVLNRGLRYTSGPQWLAEHVLQNKWVLGVAGTHGKTTTTSMLNWILEFNGFKPGFLIGGIPLNFGISARLGESDFFVIEADEYDCAFFDKRSKFVHYRPRTAILNNLEYDHADIFENLDAIKKQFHHLVRTIPGEGLIITPACERHVAEVLEMGCWTPVVKTSIAGEGDWRAELLQSDGSRFEVYFADQHQGTVDWALTGQHNVYNALSAIAAARHIGIAAADAMLALKRFQNVKRRMEVIVRKDGITVYDDFAHHPTAIKTTLDGLRKQVGNDKILAIVEPRSNTMRLGVHTESLAKSLAEANQAIIYQPENLGWDLSQLLQHADNIQIRSDLEAIIDTIKAEAGGVCHVLLMSNGSFGGIYQRLKAELN
- the rluD gene encoding 23S rRNA pseudouridine(1911/1915/1917) synthase RluD; the encoded protein is MTILTARVPDELAGMRLDQCLAEMFPDYSRSKLQTWIKAGRVLVDGEPMKGRDKLDGGEEIELDAEAEQVVEYDAEDIPLDIVYEDDALLIVNKPAGLVVHPAVGNWTGTLVNALLNHAPSLDTLPRAGIVHRIDKDTSGLLMVAKTLQAHSSLIEQLQERTINREYLALVKGWMTAGGTVDEPIGRHPVDRKRNAVRRDGKEAVTHYRLEQRFKRHTLIRVKLETGRTHQIRVHMAHIHYPLVGDQVYGGRFQMPADCTPALAEALRNFKRQALHAAKLGLDHPETGEYCEWEQPMPEDMQNLIQLLAENELDQA
- the pgeF gene encoding peptidoglycan editing factor PgeF, whose translation is MNWIKPDWPLPPHVHAATTLRGGGVSTGSYASLNPAAHVDDIAEHVTVNRQIIRDMLQLPAEPVWLQQVHGTRVVKADQVDKLEEADASYTDQVATVCAVLTADCLPVLFCGDGGDVIGAAHAGWRGLQAGVIAQTLAVMSCREMMVWLGPAIGPAHFEVGDEVREAFLTTETKAACAFKDIGPGKWLADIYRLARLQLTALGVEHIYGGDLCTVADERRFYSYRRDGAATGRMASLIWRD
- a CDS encoding ankyrin repeat domain-containing protein, coding for MKISRLLFAVWLTLSLPLQAEDGKDLFAAAATGKLERVQALLAQGIDVNSKIEQDRTPLMAASFNGNLRIVKLLLVYGADVNMADKLGSTALSDAVLFGNEDVVKLLIATGANVNATDSQGTSVLDKAKKLKRDAIVKQLEEAGTKAPAKEETPEPGATDTEAKPEEAKPAEEKP